The following is a genomic window from Neoarius graeffei isolate fNeoGra1 chromosome 16, fNeoGra1.pri, whole genome shotgun sequence.
gtccagttgctctcttttaccacccatagttacaagggccaacacactcccatggccacaccctcgaccttgtcatcactaagggtcttaatgtatctactagtgtcatggacctgggtatatctgatcatttctgtgttttctttgatgtttccatttcccctcactttcaaaacaagtctgtgactgtaaaaaagagggtaattaccaatggcacagcagctctttttgagcaggcactctcagaactcccatgtcaatcttcagattgtgcagatgatctaatggaaatttttaattcaagaatgaatcatattatggatgctattgctcctttaaaaaacaaaagagtcatagacaaaggaaaagcaccctggaaactaaatccaacagttaaaatgttaaagagggaatgtagaaagtctgaaagaaaatggcgtaaatctaaactccagattcattatcaaatctacaaagggatgttatgtaaatacaacttagaaatttctaaagcaagacagtctttttttgctgacattattaataggaatatcaacaatgcccgtgtgctattttctacagttgaaaagctaacaaacccatcaaaacgaatgccttctgaatttctctcagttaatacatgcaacgactttgcatcttttttcaaaggaaagattgataaaatacgtatgaatatagccacacaggtgcaaacacttcaaaatctggaaccattggataacgagagagggggtcgtaatacaatgtcaacatttagtttaattgatgttgagactctgagaaaaacagtacaaagtctcagatcctccacatctgaactggacattttacctacagtctttttcaaatctgttcttcacctaatatcagacgaggtacttcagattatcaacacctccttacgaactggcatgtttccctcatctctgaaaaaagcggttgtaaaacccctactgaaaaagaataacctggatgtctcagtactcaacaactacaggcccatatccaatttgccattcgttggtaaaataattgaaaaaattgtttttaatcaattaactgccttcctgacattaaacggatgttttgataagtttcagtcaggttttcgtgccaatcatagcactgaaacagctcttactaaagtcatgaatgacctacgtcttaattctgatgctgataaaacatcagtcttgctgcttttagacttaagtgctgcatttgacagggtagatcattccatactgttacatcaactggagcattgggttggatttactggtatagtaatcaactggttaaaatcttacctacaacaaagatttttttatgtggccattggaggccacagttcatcacccgtgtccttgaactgtggggttccccagggctcaatcctgggaccattactattcaacctttatatgctccgacTTGGAcaaattaagaataactcaataaacttccatagctatgcagatgacactcagctttacttagctatgtcacctaatgactatgcccctcttgagtctcttcatagatgcattgaccaaattaacaaatggatgtctcacaattttcttcagctgaacgcagataaaactgaagcaattatatttggcaaaaaggaggaaaggcttaggattgccactgttcttgagactaaggggcttaaagcaaaggatactgtcaaaaaccttggtgtccttattgacagcgaacttaacttcaacagtcatatgaaagtggtaaaaaagtctgcattctatcacctaaaaaacatttctaaactcaggggtctcatgtcaaaacatgatctagaaaaacttattcatgctttcatctccagtagggttgattactgcaatagccttttcacaggtcttccaaaaaagaccatcaaagagcttcaactaatccaaaatgcagcagcaagggttcttacaagaacaaaaagggtagtccatatcactccaatcctaaggtctctgcactggctcccagtgagctatagaattgactttaaagcactacttcttctatttaaaacattaaatgggatgggacccagctacctactggatatgtttcaattatatgcaccaactaggtctctaagatcacaagagaaaaacttgctagtaataccagctgtcaaaacgaagtgtggtgaagcagcctttagttgctatgctgctaagctttggaaccaacttccagatgatatcaaaaatgctcctactgttgttagttttaaatccaggctcaagacaaagctgttttcagatgctttcacttgattaatttttacctaagtaattaatttcctttaaaataatttcttttaattttaatgattttactttctttattttaatttctttttaatcttggattttaatgattttacttttactttaattctttgttactgtgatcctcgtagattttgtctgcgggatgatttttggtgatcctcgtagattttgtctgcgggacgattttatttggtgatcctcgtagattgtgtctgcgggacgatttttggtgatcctcgtggaagagccacgggaagagcacgctttatgagttaaacccataataataattaatctcgaggctgattaactttatttcattttattattttatttctactatcgtttaattcttattatttttcttccccaattattttatgtaattttattttctattgtttactgttctgcttttacttctgtaaagcacattgaactgccactgtgtatgaaatgtgctatataaataaacttgccttgccttatctCTAACCGTTTTcaggttataatggaaaatatgcaaattttagcaacAACCTTGGACCCCCCCCAGccactaagaaaactatgagagataccccatcatgtagcatatcaatggaagcagaattgaaagttgaacattttggaattggtttgaagtaaatatgatgaatatgaaggaagatatcgcaaaaaaaaaagattttgacccttttttttggtgaccttgaccggatgaccctcaaaatgttggaggctctgtttgagaccaatacccatctatcctgaaagtttcatgaatatTGGTCCAGTcgttttcccataatgttgctcacaaaaaaaaaacaaagaaaccccaccgaaaacaacacctcgacccctggtggactccatcccgggcgaggtggtaatctcatctcatctcatctcattatctctagctgctttatcctgttctacagggtcgcaggcaagctggagcctatcccagctgactacaggcgaaaggtggggtacaccctggacaagtcgccaggtcatcacagggctgacacatagacacagacaaccattcacactcacattcacacctacggtcaatttagagtcaccagttaacctaacctgcatgtctttggactgtgggggaaaccagagcacccggaggaaacccacgcagacacagggagaacatgcaaactctgcacagaaaggccctcgctggccacggggctcgaacccggaccttcttgctgtgagacgacagcactaaccactacacgaggtggtaatagtaataataataatatcagtacATTACCGTCTCGCTTTTGTACAAAGTCCAATTCTTTGGGTTGAAATGTGAGTTTCTTTAGACAGCAGCGTCTGACTCATGgcacatttattcattcattctttcattctctctctctctcttttattttgCTCCATGGTGCAGTTTGATATTATAGCTTCATTTCTCCTGCAAGTTTAATGTGCAgacagaaagaagaagaagagttgaGGAGGGagaaaaaagcaataaaaaagaGAGATGGAGCTGAAAGACAGAGAGAAGTATATAAATGTTACACTTCTCTCTTTAAAAATGTAAGCATCATGGTTGATCATGTTTACTAAAATTATAATAACGctaaaaatattattttattaaaaTTTGTGTTAAAGAATGTCAAGCTTTGTGAGCAAAATGAAAAAGAATATGTGGAAGTACAAGGCGAAATTATTTCCCTTTTGTTATATTTTCGACAGCAATATTtagaaataaaaaacaaaactaaacatCAGAGCACTGTTGAatcctggattctgattggtcagaaggtgttgattcataaaAAGTATAAACTTTTTACATGCACACTCACACTGTGTCATCTTTCTGCAGATCTCTCTTCGTACCCTCATTATCTGCGTGACCTCATGCACACTCGAGTTTGCGAGGCTCGGCTGCGTGAGGCTGAAAGTGGCGTGGCTGTCGACCTTTCACCTTCAGCAGGGTTACCAGGGTCGCCGCCAGACACACTGGGGTCCAGCACATGCAGCCTGGACGAGACACACCCACTGCTGCGTGACCTCAGTCGCTGTGGTGATGACCTCACTGCTAAGATCCTGGGTGCTCTGCATGGCAGAGAGGACCTCCTACTTTTGGCACGCCTCCAGCGGGCAGGGCAAAGGCAGGGCCACTCATTCTCTGAGACATTTGAAGATGATGATGCGCCTTCCAAAGACTGCAGGGGCGGGGCTTGGTGCACACCAGAATATTCTGCACGGAGGAAAGTTTCAGATGTTGCTTCATCCGGCGTTGTGTCACTCGATgaggaagatgaagaagaagcagATGAAGATGCAGAGGAGGAAAGAGAGCAGTGAGCGTCCGCCATTCCATTTCGGTCTCACTCCAGTTTCTGTTTGGAATGTTTGATTCAGCATGTTTGTTTTAGACTCCACCCCTTGCATTTGCAAACACACAGTTGTCTGGTGTggactatatatttttttttacagcgtCTCAACAATCTTTTCTGCAGCACGATGGAGAGGAAGATGTTGAACTTGAACCGGAGGTCATGACTCTAAAagcatttacaagaaaaaaagatgTTAAAAATGAACAGTGACAAAAATGTCATAAATAAAAGATGGAGGAATGAAAGACTGAAAATTCTCTTCTGCATGTGTCGCAAGTTGAATGCTCGAACGCTCGGATTTGCACTGTCCAGTCTCTTTTTGCACGGTTTTGTGAAATTTTGGCTGTCCCGTTTAGCTCTGCCCTTTTTCTCAAGCTCTCAGGCCCCATTGCATTCTGGGTCCTGGTTGCACATCCTTTGGGCATGGCTGCTTGCTACAAAAACTATTAGCGTAATCTGCCAAACTGACCGCCGTCACAATCAGCGCTGAGAAAATGCTTGAATGTTGAATGTTTGTACTGTGACGGAAAAATGTATTTCAAAATCAAGCATAAAAAAgattggtttttttttcctggactaGTTTTTtaattgattattattattattattattattactgaatcacagtatttttttttttttttgccttaaaaACCTACATGCGATGTGAAGAACGGGAAAGCGTCGTATCTGCCCGAGGATTTGTGTCGAGGACATTTCAGGGTTTGTGGGAAAGTCATTCTATTTTTGTACGTGATTTTTTCACAGCATGTCCATGAGCGTGTGAAGCATCAGAAACGctcttctctctttctttgtgacagaaaaaaaacaacatgttTATTTAATTGTTTCCTTCAGCTTTATTTCTTTTGAGAGGAACAATGTGACCGTTTTCGATGTGCCCTCTCTGAGAAACGTCTCATTCTTCTCTTTATCCTCCGTAAATGtcaagtactctctctctctctctcacacacacacacacacacacacacacacacacacacacacacacacacacacactcatacacgtaTGCATGCAGTGGCTAATTTGGGCTAATTTTGTTTGCTGACAGTTGTTCTGCCGTTACCATGGCAATCCAGGCTTGCCTCAGACTACGTTACCAGGACTGTTAGTCTGTCTGTGAAATCTAATTGACTCAGACGGATGGGTGAAATACCGCCCACCTGTTCACCTGTCACTTAAAAATGACAGCAGAGTATGTATGCATGTTGGACAATAAccccacccgtgtgtgtgtgtgtgtgtgtgtgtttgtctgtctttGTAACTGTCACTTATAGCTTTCCAATTTCTCCGTCAATTCACTGATTACGgtcgagtgcaaaagtttgtctgCCCTTTGAACAAAAAGGGGAACTTGAATGTAGATTTTCCAGCATCTTCTGCACCTGCATTCAAACtattctcttttttattttttggacacacacacattacattcCTTTGCAGATTAATCACAAAATAGAAATTTTACTTCATAGAGAACTTTATCCTCATTCAAAAACAAACTTTTTCACCCAACACTGTTCTATAATGAGAAAGTTCTTTGTTCAAGTTCACTAATACTGTGATACATGTATTGAGCTCTTTGTGGGGACTGAATTGTCAGCCATGTTGATAATACATGATGTTTTTGACAGTGGTTAGTCCCCATAAAGAATAGTATTGTTTTATATAAGATACACACTCCACACCTGTAATAATAACTTTAACTATAAActatcctctgtgtgtgtgtgtgtgtgtgtgtgtgtgttgggtatCGCGCAGGGCTTTCTGGCACCTCAGGGCATTTTACCACATTGTGCCTTTAATGCCAAGCGTGCCATCGACTACACATCAGTTACATTAACGCTGCCATTTATATGATAATGTTGGCGATTGTTATGTTCTTAAGcttttctctccatctctctcttttctgtctttctgttcTACCTAATAGTCTTTGTacatctctgtttctctgtctctttgttaagctctctttgtgtctctctgtctttctctatcTCCATCTTTATTTGTATCTCATTCTAACACTTTTTCTGTTCTTTATGACTTTCTTTTAATTTCTGTATGTCTCTGTCCGTCTCTCATTCTGTCTTCATCTCAGTCACTCTCTCCCTGTCTATCTCCAGATgcccctttctttcttttcacctTTTTAGAATTTACAGTTTTGTGGGTGGGGCCTCAGCTCATCATCCAGCTCTTCTGTGATTGGTGGTCTATGATGCCTGTCTGTGCTAGTGATTGACTTAGTTTTTGGCAGTTACACCAAGTCACAAGTGGCCTCGTTACACACAACTAGGTCGACATTgagcgtgtgtgtttgtgcatgtgtgtgtgtgtgtgtgtctgatggtGGTGGAGTTGTGTCCAAAATGTCCGACCAACATGATGGAAAGCGAGAAAATGGAATAAAGGAACGTAACGTCTCAACACACATCAGTCTTAACTGTGCATACACACTCTTAATTAAGATGTCCTGTGATCCTCTAAGGTCTCagccatacgcacacacacacacacacacacactgaaagaaGTGCAAATCTACAAGTGAGTTCTGACAAACGATGACAAACtcagctttgtttttttttctttatttaattgCTTTTATTTTTCATGAAATGAAGTATTTGAATGCTGGTTGTTTTGAAATATAATGACTTTCTTTCTGCATCTGCCTTGTTTTAAATTTATCAATAAAATGATCAAtgttatttgcaaaaaaaaagtgtcagatATGACTTTCATAGCATCACATAAACAAAAATTATATGGGGAAAAAACCTGATGCTTAGTGAGCTGCATCCCAATTTTAACCAGCCACTGGGGACAGTCTGACCTGTGGTAAAGGAAGGGCTGTGTCCATATTCTTTAGTGACATTAAGGGAACCTTAGTATCCAGTACTAAGAGAGGGTTGTGTCCCCATCGATAACTGACAGAAAGGGAAGGTCATGTCCCAATTCAAATTTTGTCCAGCTAATAATGGCAAGAAGAGTAAACAATCAAATCAGTGATGCAGAATAAGGGAAGATCATGTCCCAACTAGTGATTGATGGGTAAGGAAGGGGTAGTGTACAAAGGGAGATCTGTGTCCCAGTTAATGACTGAGATAAAAGAGAGATGTGTTTCAATTATTGATCACAGTAAAGGAAGGCTGTGTCCCAATTTTTGTCCGGCAGTAATGAACAATCTGACGTATGGGAAACAGAGGGCTGTGCCCCAATTTTTGACCGACAGTAAATGAAGATTGTTTTTAACTTGTGGTCAACATTATTAGCGTAATGTGCTCCAATTACTGTCTGATTCTAAGAGATGGTTGTGTCCCAATCTGAAATCATCAGTAAGGGAAGGTTGTGATCCAATTATTAACCAGCAATAAGTGTGGGATCAGTAACCAGTGGAATACAATAAGGGAATGTCATGTCCCAAATAGTGACTGACaggtgaggaagtgaggaaggggTAATGTACAAAATGTACAAATCAGTAATCAACAATAAAGGAATAATTTGATTGAAACACAACATTGATGACAGTAATGGAGGGCTGCATCCCAATTTCAGGTCAGCATTAGGGAACACCCTGTAGCAAATAATGACCCGCAGTAAACTGCTGGCTATGTCCTAATTAGTGATTAACACTAAAAAAGTGCTGTGTTTAATTTATTGGCCAACAGTAAGGGACGGTTGTGTCCCAGTTTTTACCCAGCAAATAAGGCTGAGATCAGCAACCAATGAAATAACCAATGAGATGAGGATGCAGTACAATAAAGTCCTGTGTCCAAATTAGTGACCAAGATTAAAAGAAGGCTGTGTTTcagtaaacagatgttatattaaactttgccttttcaacattttggaaattgtgttcattgagatattgtttaaaatgttgcttttcaaagggggtatactcatttatgctgagcaaaaaaaaaaaaatatatatatatatatatatgtgtgtgtgtgtgtgtgtgtgtgtgatatatatatatatatatatatatatatatatatatatatatatatatatatatatatatatatattgtggcagcgggggcgtggtctagcatcagtctgtgacaggagggcggagtcggggaagttaagtggcagaatcattacacctgttgttaattgatgtgtttgtgtgtcttcccagtgaccgcgcccttcttaaggagagagagtgagagcagagggaggctctccacagcagatagctgatgtgtgtgcgtgtgtgtatttacagctgaaaagctgaataaagagtttttttgtattctcagttctgtcctgccgtccttctgtgctccacccatttacacgaactgccacagtggtgctgaaacccgggaaatgagcacagaagacaacagccccatggagtcctccaccttcgccgacctgatccacgccctcgccacggcccaacagagccagcaccaggggctgctcgccctccgaaaggagcaagaacaacggttcgaggccctggtgctggcgcaacaggaagatcgtcgggcgttccggcacctcctcgcgtcggcggggtccaccaaccccaccgccgcgggcccttcccccctcaccctcacgaagatgggcccgcaggacgaccccgaggcattcttcacgctctttgaccaggtagcagagaccttggggtggccggtggaacagcgcgcggcgcgcctcctccccctgctaacgggagaggcgcagctggccgcgctacagctccccgccgaccgccggctggcctacgcggaccttcgccgggccgtcctccagcgggtgggacgcaccccggagcaacatcatcagcgtttccgcgctctgcgcttggaggaagtcggccggccgttcgcgtttggccagcaactccgggacgcctgctggcagtggttgagggccgacagctgcgacgccgagggactcattgaccaggtggtactggaacagtttgtcgcgcgtctaccagcaggaaccgcagagtgggtccagtgccaccgcccggcgtcgctggat
Proteins encoded in this region:
- the fam131ab gene encoding protein FAM131A codes for the protein MLPKSRRALTIQEIAALARSSLHGISQVVKDHVTKPTAMAQGRVAHLIEWKGWCKPTDAPSALESDFNSYSDLSEGEQEARFAAGVAEQFAIAEAKLRAWSSVDGDESNDDSYDEDFLSAHEPTTQSTDLSSYPHYLRDLMHTRVCEARLREAESGVAVDLSPSAGLPGSPPDTLGSSTCSLDETHPLLRDLSRCGDDLTAKILGALHGREDLLLLARLQRAGQRQGHSFSETFEDDDAPSKDCRGGAWCTPEYSARRKVSDVASSGVVSLDEEDEEEADEDAEEEREQ